One window of the Betta splendens chromosome 21, fBetSpl5.4, whole genome shotgun sequence genome contains the following:
- the LOC114847240 gene encoding organic cation/carnitine transporter 2-like: MQDYEKSVWFLGTWGRFQRRVFVLLCLMAVPCGYNLLSIIFLLATPPHHCHVPAHWNISQDWIQASIPVQVTGKPERSGCSRYQLDRVQNLSWGGSGPEAVLSTLPQEDCKDGWIYSNEHYQSTIATEFDLVCGDSWKQPFTSVVYFLGGLCGCFISGQLSDRFGRKPVVFGATVVLSVFSCAVASAPSWPVFLGLYFVMGMGQIACYIIVFVLGSEILLGSSRVLFSTLFLPCVSVLSVSLLPVTAYLVRDWRHLSLIMAVPGLACIPLWWQVPESPRWLASRGRWAEAELLLRSAALENGVKPPHSIFHSAGVEEEASKKSLSFLDLLRTSNIRYISLILWVVWFSLSLSTIGLSFNMSNLYGSPHLNYFLATVVEIPAYITSWLLASRFSRRLSFMGFTLLGALALHLILVTPSDLPAITLSLVLLGKYGITVGIAMSYMHTGELSPTVIRNTAMSSCATFSRLGCSVSPYLMQLAAFNEFLPWIVVGSLSLLSVLLYVFLPDTFRKPLPDTIEEMGRIQRLRWPWTSSSSPKDGKSIMNEAIGPEILCTTHL, translated from the exons ATGCAGGACTATGAGAAGTCGGTGTGGTTCTTGGGGACCTGGGGCCGGTTCCAGAGGCGAGTCTTCGTCCTGCTCTGTCTCATGGCTGTTCCGTGTGGATACAACCTCCTgtccatcatcttcctgctggcGACGCCCCCCCACCACTGCCACGTCCCAGCCCACTGGAACATCAGCCAGGACTGGATCCAGGCCAGCATCCCAGTTCAG GTGACAGGGAAGCCCgagaggagcggctgcagccgctATCAGCTGGACCGAGTCCAGAACCTGTCTTGGGGGGGGTCGGGTCCAGAGGCCGTTCTTTCCACCCTGCCGCAGGAGGACTGTAAAGACGGGTGGATATACAGTAATGAGCACTACCAGTCCACCATAGCCACTGAG TTCGACCTGGTGTGTGGCGACAGCTGGAAGCAGCCCTTCACCTCGGTGGTCTACTTCCTGGGAGGACTGTGTGGGTGCTTCATCTCCGGGCAGCTCTCGGACCG GTTCGGCCGGAAGCCCGTCGTGTTCGGAGCCACCGTCGTGCTGAGCGTCTTCAGCTGTGCCGTGGCCTCCGCCCCGTCCTGGCCCGTCTTCCTCGGGCTCTACTTCGTAATGGGCATGGGTCAGATCGCCTGCTACATCATTGTGTTCGTCCTAG GCTCAGAGATCCTGCTCGGTTCCAGCAGAGTGCTCTTCTCCACCCTCTTCCTGCCCTGTGTGAGCGTGCTGAGTGTGTCGCTGCTGCCTGTCACTGCCTACCTGGTCAGAGACTGGAGGCACCTGTCGCTGATCATGGCCGTGCCCGGCCTGGCCTGCATCCCCCTGTGGTG GCAGGTGCCAGAGTCCCCCCGCTGGCTGGCGTCGCGCGGGCGCTGGGCCGAGGCCGAGCTCCTCCTGAGGTCGGCCGCTCTGGAGAACGGGGTGAAGCCGCCACATTCCATCTTCCACTCAGCCGGG GTTGAAGAGGAAGCAAGCAAGAAGTCCCTCAGCTTCCTGGACCTGCTGAGGACCTCCAACATCCGCTATATCTCACTCATATTGTGGGTCGTCTG GTTTTCGTTGAGTCTAAGCACCATTGGATTGTCTTTCAACATGTCTAATCTCTATGGCAGCCCTCATCTCAACTACTTTTTGGCCACAGTCGTTGAGATCCCGGCTTACATCACCAGCTGGCTACTTGCTAGCAGGTTCTCCCGCCGCCTGTCCTTCATGGGCTTCACCCTGTTGGGGGCGCTGGCGCTGCACCTCATCCTGGTCACGCCGTCGG ACCTGCCAGCCATTACCCTGTCCCTGGTGCTGCTGGGTAAATACGGCATCACGGTTGGCATTGCCATGTCATACATGCACACGGGGGAGCTGTCGCCCACAGTCATCAGGAACACAGCAATGTCGTCCTGCGCCACCTTCTCCAGGCTGGGGTGCTCCGTGTCCCCCTATCTGATGCAGCTGG ctgcatttAATGAGTTCCTGCCCTGGATTGTCGTGGGGTCGCTGTCGCTGCTCAGCGTCCTGCTCTACGTCTTCCTGCCGGACACCTTCAGAAAGCCTCTTCCCGACACCATCGAGGAGATGGGACGCATACAGAG GCTGAGGTGGCCATGGACGTCTTCATCTTCTCCAAAGGATGGAAAGTCAATTATGAACGAGGCCATTGGACCGGAGATCCTGT